The Drosophila subobscura isolate 14011-0131.10 chromosome A, UCBerk_Dsub_1.0, whole genome shotgun sequence genome includes the window CGACGATCCGTTGCCGCCTGAACGTCCACGACGCAAGAGTATGGCGAGGGCAAATGCCAGCGACTTGATATATCGCGAGCCGTTTAAGTATGGCTGGACGCGTCAGGTGGTGAATCCCAGCGAGAGGTCGAACACGTCGGCTCAGGCAGTCTACACATCGCCCCTGGGCAAGAAGTGCCGGAAGATGAGCGAGATTCAAGCGGTGCTTTGCGATGGTTTCCTCACCACCGATAACTTCCTCTTTGGAGGCCAAGTCGTGGGTGCCGGACCAGAGTTTGAGACAATCCGCACGGCCGTGTCTAGGGAGGAGCTCAATAACGCTTGGCAGGAGCGCCGCAAATCGCTGGCGGCCGAAAAGGCGTCAGATTCTCTCGCCGCGAAGGCGAATCGGAAACGTCGCCAAACAATGGGAGCCGAATCTCAACCAGAGGCTGCTTCTGCGGGAGTTAGCAAACGTCGCAAATCCACTGTCGTCGCATCGGTGGCGACTGCCGCCGCGTCGGCTAAATCTGTGGCTGCCAAATCGCCGAAGCATCTGGCAGCCGATGCGGTGGCGGCacctggggctggggcaggcaAACGCAAGTCAAAGCCGAATGTGCCGAAAGGCGCCAGCCCTCCCACTGAGGGTTGGACTTCCACCACGGCCGTCAAGGGCAATGCGCGTCTCCTAGCCGCCGCCAGGAATGGAAGTGCCAGATCCAGTGGACATTACAACACAAGCGGCAGCTCCAGGTAAGCATGCAACATTATTGCCCCTCCCTGTCCATTCCGCAGCTAACTCGTGACTCCTCCTTTCTCTCTGCAGTGCCGCCAGCTTGAGCCAGCAAAAGCGCGCTACCTGTGTATCCAGCTTAGAGCTGGTCAATGGCAGCGAGGACGAGGAACTAGACGATGAAGAGGATGACAGCGAGGAGAGCTATCCGGAGCTCCCTCTGAGCAATGGGGTCAAGGTCCCTAAGACGATTGAGCCGCCAGGCGAGATGCCGCCAGCCGAGCTATTCAGCACCGACACCAGCCAAGTGGCCACTCAAACTGATTTGCATGTGGGCCAGGAGGTTGTGGTCATCGGTGGGCGGAAGGCGATGACCATGACTGGCGACCAATCGCTCAAAAATCAATCCAAAGTGTGAGTCCCCCTTGAGGTCTGATTAGCTGAATATATTGTTTAATTAGTGATTGCTGTATGCACCCCTTAATAACCAGCTGAGCATAACCATAATCGAATCAATGTCTTTGCCCCATCCGCAGCATCGTGCCAAAACGATTGGCCTCGTCCAATCGATATGCTTCGCGTAAGCAATCGTCGGAGACAGCCCCAGAAGACACTTGGGCAAAAGCGTTTGGCGCAGGCTTCGATTGCCGCATATTGCTGGGCGTTATGAAGACACTCAACCAGCAGGTAAATAGCGAACgaaaggcacacacagaggagaATCTAATTGAAACGAAACCCTTCTCTTTTCAGGATCTTGCTAGTGTCTCGCAGGTGTCGAAGTTGTTTAACTTGTGCGCCAGTGACCCTCAGCTGTGGAAATCAGTCTCGCTGCGCGATACAACGGTCAAAAACTGGCCAGCCCTGGTGCTCAAAATGGCACGCAAGGGCACACGCGAACTGGACATGATGGGCGCCATTATACCCAGTACAACGAACCTCGGAGCCGGTCATATGCATACATTGAAGGAAATGCGCGTGGTGCGCACTCACTGCACAAAGGCGGAATTCTTGCAACAGATCATCAGTAAACTGCAcaagctggagaagctgaTCGGCATTTGCTGCAGCTCAAAACTCAGCTTTAGCGCCATCGACAAGATGGAGAACCTGACCGAGCTGCGTATTCGCATGACCGATGCCAATGGATCGATCACTAGCCTGTCCCAGGTGGGCAAGCTGACGCGTCTGCGTGTCCTGAGCCTGCGCGGCGTGAAGAACTtgttcaaatttcaatttctaaAGGAGTTGACCAATCTGGAGACTCTGATATTGGGCAACTGCCAGAATGAGGACGAGGCTCGTCGCCTGGGCAACGTGGTGCTTCCAACACTCAAAAAATTACAGGCGTTCCGCATCGAAACGGACATTGACCAAAAGAAGAATCCAACTTGGTCCTTCCCAATCAAGGAAATCATGCATGGACTCGCCCAGGCTGGTCACGTGCGTCGCCTGGAGCTGGTCAACGTCGATGTGGACAGCAACTTTAGCGAGTTGCTGGCCAAGTGCCAGACAGTCTCGGAGCTGTTGTTGATACCAAGGTGTCACGATGAAACGAACGGTATGATACGTGCCGTAATGGAATTAACGCGCAATAAAGCGCAGTTGAAACAATTCAAACTCGTCATAAACAAGGCGCTCCTAACCCTAACAGCAACGTTCTTGGCCAGACCCAACGTGCCATTGGTCCCAGTGACTCGTCCAGTACACGGCATGAAGCCTAGTGAAAAGTTATATCTCTGCTCTTCCAATTGCCAGGAGAAGAACCACAACAGTTGTGTGGTCGGGATGCACTTTGAGCGCTTTCAAACGTTCATGTGCGAGCTAATGGGGAAGTGCTCAACGTCGGTTGTGACCATGGCCGTGGACCATACTGTGACAGTGCAACTCGAGCGTCTGCCACCCGATGAAAAAGTCCCATAATGTTGGCCCTTCCACACTGAAACCCACATCAACCCACCAAACCAATAGAATCTAGAACCACTTCTACCAGAGAGCGCCAGACTGAGTCTTCGAGAGTCATcacaaaagttgcaaaaattCGCGGActagaaaagaagagaaataagTATTAGGTCGCTGAACAGTACCCCAACAACTATAAACCCTTAATTTAACTTAACAAAAGGCGCGTTCTAAACGCTGAACCAATGACCGCACAACAAGACAGACACcccaatccacacacacaacaaccaACACAGGATAAAACATAAACGAAGAGTACTCGTAATCGCTTAGTTTCTAATAactatatataaatgtatatatatataaaggaTGCAAACATTTGATGTTTCAATGTTGTCCATCGACCACCAAGTAAGAGTTTTGctccaaagccaaacaactGAATagaatgtaattttttttgttgttttttttttttgttttcaaccAAAATGATTGATGGCGAAATTTGTACTTGTAAAAGCAAACTGAAAGATAATCAAAAGAATAATTTACCATTCCAAAGGAATGAAGAACAAAGAAGAAAGATAAAAGCCAACTGGGCCGAAGCAAACCATGGACTATTCCATGTTTATAGTcattgcttttgcatttgtaaAGAGACAAACATTGCTGTAAGcctgtaaatatataaacataagCCGAAGACaagccaaacacacagccCCCCAGTCCTTCCACTCGCACTCTGGCAGAGGAGTTTGCTTTTAGCACTGTTGGACTGTCGACTGTCCACCGTCGACCTGGGGCTGGCCTTTTGGTAACTAactattaaaatttatgtgaCCTTTCACTGCACACACTGCAAATATGTTTGCCTTTATTACTGGGTGGGAGCTCTGGGGAGAgtctggagctggagtttcTACAAGCACCGCGTGGTCAAAGCGATGATGTTGGagttctgctgcagcaacCTCTGGCTGCTTTGAGTGAATCTGCAAGAGAAGGATAATATGGTTTGATCTGCTAATAGCCATTCGTGGCAGTAGCTGCAGTCTTAATCCAAGGCACAGGAGCAGCCGTTGCTCCACTTCTCCTGCTGTTGTCCTCTGGCACTTGGCGTGCCTTGAAGCTCTTCTTGCAGGGGTCTCGTTTTGCTTCACCTTCGTTTTATCTGATGGAGTATTCATTTTGGCGAATAATTTCATGAATTTCGAATGGTTAATTCAATTAACTACCAGGGAgtttcatatttaattaatcaattaataaataatcaaaaaaatGCCTTCGAAATTCAACAATTTGTAGCTTGCATTCCGGgcataaaatgaataaatttgtgtaaatatctaaaatcatttgtttgccgtttttttgtttgtttattgttcaataaaatagttaaaaagtagcaaaaaggcaaattgtacaattaaaatgcagctGCGTTTGGTTCTCTGTTGGGGGATGTAcgggaaatggggaaatggggCATTCAAATCGTAGCTTCGTTGCATCGTCATGACGATCGAGAATATatagttatatatatatataatacgTATATATCTGTACATACAGACTCCATCTAAATGGACGGTTGGTCTCTGAGTGAGTCGGCACGACTCTCTCGGCAAAAGGGCATCAAAATTAGTcgtaagaaaataaattatgcagcacaccacacacgcacacacagacaaggcCCAGTAGAGCGGTAGGACAGGGCTTAAAGCATTGTGCGTGCTGTACAGCGGTCATCTGCCACATTAAGTGCACTTGGAGGgggtgtgtgtcggtgtgtgtgtgtgtgtgcgtgtgtagaTGCTAGATCTAGATCTAGGGCTAAGGGTACGACGACTTAAGGCTATGCATCTCAGTTGTAGTCCTGCTTGGGGAAGTAGTCGGGCACAAAGATGTGTATGATGATGCCGGTGGTCATGAGCGCGAAGTAAAAGATGACGGCCACCCACCAGAGGATGCGCTCCCAGCGCCGCACCTCCAGATTGCGCAGCACACCGATGCCCACCAGCAGGCCGGCCACGGCACCCGACAAATGCGCCACGTAGCCAATCTGATCATGCTGATCGGTGAGATGGCGGTACACGGATGTGCCCAAATCGGTGAAACAAAAGACGAGaaatgccagcagctgcactaTCGCGTACTCCATCTCCGAGTAGTTCTGCAAAAAGGCAATTTTAGTGTCGATTTACAGCATGAGCCAACCATCAGATTCACTCACCATTATGATTGTGGCAATGTGGGCTGTTATCAGAGCGTAAACACCGCCGGAGGCGCCGGCCAGAAAGATGCGCGGACTCGTCAGGGATGTGCCCATGGAGCCGGCCAGCACGCCGGCCAAATAAACAAGCGCCACGCGCCACCAATGATGCACCAGCTCCAGGGCAATGCCCAGAAATATCTGAATAATCAGATTCATCATCAGATGCATAATGCCCACATGGACGAACATGTAGCTGACGAAGCGCCAAGCCTCGTACCGCTTGTACGGATTGTAGATGAAGAGCGTCGCCGCCGGCCCGCTGGTGCTCTCGCCCAGTCGATCGTTGTGGTTCGGATCGTCCCTGTGGGGGGTGGAGATGGATGTTAGCGAACAGTTTGCAGATGGCTTGCAGCTTATACTCACTGAAAGTGTATAATGTCCACCAGAAACATAATGATCTCAATGATCGAAAAGATCACCATGGTGAGGGGCGGCGGGCAGATGGACATTTGCTTCTCGTAGGCACCATCCGGCTCATCGCCCTCCAGTGGCTTGGGCGGCGGCACCACCATTCGGCAATATCTGGCCAGGAGATTGCGCACCATCCACTTGTGATGCAGCGACATCGTGTAGAACTCCTCAAAGTCCAGATGCCCATCGTTGTCCGTGTCGCTGCGGCGCAATATCTGCTCGGCTATATAGGCGGGTATGTCCCGGCAATAGCCATCCGAAATGAGCCCCTTCAGCTCGTGTGTGCTAATCAGTCCATCGCGGTCGGAATCGTGCTGGAGCAAACAGAAAGTCAAAGGAATTAAGcgaaaatcaatcaaagttAAAGCataaccaaaagcaaaaagctaACACTGCATCACCGATGTGGAAACGCTGACACAACACCACCAAATGCGGTAGTCTCTGTCGACTGCAACATAGTGTGGCCATATATGGCGCgatctggcctggcctggccaggaCCAGGTCACATTGGAATGCTGCAGCCGAAACGAGGTTAATCAAATCCCATTGAAAGTCAGCAAACTGTTGCCAACCCCAGCTGGAATCCATGACTGTGGATAGAAGACGTCGATATGGACGAGTGCGGGGAACTtgcagaatcagaatcaaagTCGATAAcaagtgcagcaacagctgaaTGGGTTGGAGGGTTAGTCATGCCCAAACCCTCACAGTCAGTCATGGTCAAAACAATGGAGGAATTGTTTTATGcgagtatatgtacatatttacatatatatttatgtgctagtgtgtgtgtgtgtgtctagtTGATGGAATGAATAGATTGCTTCATTGAACGGAAGCTTAGGGAACGTCACTCCTCGTCTTTTTCTGCGGCGGCTGCTACTACTTCTACTGTTACTCTGCCACTGGAATGTTTGCTGGCGGAGAAGGTTGAttagattgagagagagagagaggagagagtggtgtgtggtgtggtgtggcctgAAAAGCTTTGTGGCACAAGATTCGAAGAGTGCACCAATTGCCAATTCCCagacaaaagaacaaaaatatgtattttgttttcgaATTTGCCAAGCCACAATTCCGTTAGGTACAGAAGCCACATCTTCATTAGCAGTTCACCAAACACGTTCACGCGTGACTGTCAATTTACcgtttaatttgaaaacaaaacagaaccaCGCCcctccctcttctcttctttggcATTGCCTGAAATCCATGCGAATCAATGAGTGAATCtcaagtacataaatatttaatcatcaacagcaaatttttaattgttcgTCATTTGTAAAGAATTTACTCGCTCGTTTGTGGGAAAATTTGTGGGAAATGATCGTAATTTGAACCTTGTTGGAACACAAATGCGGGACTATGCATTCGGTAACTGTTGCACTATCGAGAGGCACAGGCATAACGGTTAAAGACGACAATTCCTCTGCAAATCCGTTTTGTGGAAGTgataataaaacacacacaacaaacaggTGCGAGGAGTGGAAATAGAAGGGAGGTGGGTCAAGGTGACTAACGCCTCACAAAATGCCAAACCCGAACGTCAGAACAGAAcagcgaacagcaacaacaattcacCACCACCCAAAGACAGAACTcaacacaaagcaaacaataatttataacCGGTTCTTTCGCTGCCCCCCTCCAGCCATACACACTGgcagaacacacttttgtgttttgcctCACCTCCCTTCACCCAAGCTGTCCGCGATAAGACaacaccctctctctctctctctctctctgtctagcTCCCATATCAATGTTAAGAAAACAGAATGCAGCAAAAGCTGGCTGATATTTTGGATACTCTTTCACCTCGATCGATCCCATGGCAGACTCTTGCACtctttcaaaaacaaaaaaccaactcGTTTATTGACCAATCGTTCAATCTGCTGTGTATGCATTAAactgcaattcaatttaaacgaaaacataacaaaaagcaacacatGGCAACTGCATCACCAATAACTTATATACTCCTTTAAGTGAAGGGTATTGCAAAATGGGGAAAATCAAAGAAacagctatgtatgtatgtatgtatgtgctttTGTATGTTTGCGGTAAATACGCAAGGTGCGAAGATGAGTGGCAGCCAGGAAAGGAGTAGCGGGACCACGAATGTAGTCACTCTGAGGGTCAGAGACTgggaaaataagaaaaagagttttgtCCACATGCAATGCCATGGAATGGATGatgattcattcattaattCCCCAACTTTCACCAATGGCAACCAACgccggcaacaacaaaaccagaaaaatataatttcacacgcacacacacacacgtgcacatATGCACGTACTCGAAGACGATGGAGAATTTGTTGGTAAAGGGAGAGACGAAGAAGAATCGTATCTGCCGGTTCAGGTGCATAAAAATTCCCCAGGTTTAAGCAATTTTACGAAATtccccagcaacagccagagcgCACAATTAgctgtgttttcttttcttgtgaTCTGATCCGTACCTTGTCAAAAACTTCCCTCATTTTGCGCCGATCCTCCGGCTCCTGCGATATTGCCTGATTGAGGGGTATCTCCTCCATGTCGATGGTGTCCTGGCGCAGGGTTTGTGGACGCGAGGGCGGCGATCTTCGCTCGGGCGGGATATTTGGATAAAGGCCGTTTTCAAcatcccgctgccgctgctgctgcagctgctgggcgggCGTCTGGCTCTGCTGGCGGGACACCGTCTTCACAGgcatggtggtggtggaacTCTCCTAATGGATTGTTGTGGTCGATCGTTGCTTCTTTGCGggatcagcagcaggaccacTAAGAGTAGAGTTCCAAATTGGGCGTACGAATGCGAGActgaaatttaattcaatttcctCTGCGGACTCATGCTCGCAGTTTGATTTGCGATAAGATTAACATTCGGCCATAAAAAGTATAGCGTTGGCACCAAGAAcgctttcacacacacacacaccaacaaaaaatcagCTAATGGACAGGTAACGATGCCGCTTAGCccgaaccaaaaaaaaactacaacaaaaaatggtcAAACCCGCGAAAACCACAACCTTTCCGAGCGAGAAATATTAACAAATTAGAGATGGTATATGATGGATGCATATATCGTTCAAATAACTAGTCGCcttaaaaaatatcaatacCGATGTATTTGTGCGATAATCTGTAATTTTTCGTAACtacaagatacagatacatctgAAATTTGTATCtgaagaatttttaaatatttaatcgaAATTGAATATATTCcattgaaattaatattttttctgttCGATATGCATATTTTCGAACAACTTCATCTGAGTGTAAAATCGATTGTAGCCAAGACTGGAACTATTGCTGCACTTTTCGATAAGCTGCACGGGTACTTTGGCTGAAAATCGATGAATCGCACCCACATACCCACATTTGTATGGGCAGCGATAGCGACGCAgtacaattttaaatgttgagcaatcaaaaataacaaagaCCCCAGCAATCAACCGTGTGGACAAAGGGGGAAGCCAAGACGTGGAAAAATGCAGAGATCGCGGCCAGTGCATTTAACAATGTGGAGAAGTATCGATgcgtaaaaaaacaaatgcggCCGCCCCAGCCATCAAcaccaacgccaacgccagcaCCTCAATAGTaccaccacaacagcagcagaaaacaaaaacacataacCGAGAAATCATAATAAAAGGTATTACAAGATGTGCACAGcgttatgtgtgtatgtatacttGCTTAATCAAATACATGTAAATGCAGCATTTACATGTCCAATCTTTAAATTTGCTAAACAAATAGTTCTTGTCCCCTCCATTGTGTCtattgtgtgtgtaaatgtgaCATTTCTACTGGGTGACATTAACCCACCCCTGCCGCCCGCACCACTCAGCTgtgaatgtttttgtttgtgttttttttcacttgtTCAATCGAAAAAAGGGCACATTTTTAgcatttatatacatatgtatgtatctgagTTTTTCCGTTCTCTGTTGTTTCTATGAAACGTGTgttcaatttgattttcttggCAATAAGATGGGGAGTTGGGGGGTTAATAGAGTTTCGCATGTTTACCGTTAGTCCTAGATACAAACTGTTTTGTGCACACATGCATGCCTGCGCCCTGATGCTCACACACAACCGAGCAAGTGTACGAGTGTGaatctatttatttttcacaaAAGAATTTCCTAATTTCATGTCTGATAACACTTAAAGGCTACTCGACTGTGATTTACtctgtgttgttgctgttgtccctCCCCTATTTTGGCCACAGCTCTGCCTCCCCAACCATTACCATATACTACGCACTTTGGTTTTGGCCCCGTTTATTGCGTTGTGCTTACCGATTTCTTTTCGTGTTCGTTTTgactttgcttttgcgttttaAATCTTATCAGCAGGCAATAACACAACACATGCAAAAGCAAGTATAcattgtatgtgtatatgaTCATGTGTCGTGTTTCTTTCAACTGCCGTTTGGCCTTAGcccatatatgcatgtgtatttCCCCTccataaacaaaaaccccTTACCAAACAGCAgttccacatatgtacatacatatgtacatacactctACTGCTCTCCCCATAAACATAATCAGCACTCCATCACCCCCGACAACTATGCAAAAGActtgaatatatgtatgtatgtacataaatgtatgtatttatgtatgtacatacatatgtacgcagTCAACGACCGCATACTTTTGTGTCCTGCCTCTGTGGGTAGCCGTCCGGATTGCGCTgactgtggttgttgtgggtgGTTGTGTATGTGGGGGACATCGACGTCACCCCCCACTAAAAAATGTTCATCCATTGGGAAACGATTTTTGCAGGAGTCCTTGTTGTCCCTGCATGTGACCTCGTTAGCTTTTGTCCTCAAATCAATTACCCCTTTTGATGAGacgtacataaatgtacatatgtatgtatgtacattgtacatatttacatatgttcataAGTATCTTCATACAATGTACCTCAATGCGTACAGTACATTGTGCATATGCACATTTGGATGCCTTTGAGTGCAGGGCTGTGTTTGCAACAATTTGAATATGATACTGTCATTAGTTGGACAATGGGAAAGGGCATGAAGTCTTCGActtttgtgtgtacatatgtatacatacatatgtatcattattttccccatttcttttctctagcttgtttcatttgcatttgcttttggtttttgcctttgctgcattttggtTCTCCCATGCATTCACATGTttacctgtgtgtgtgtctgtgtgtttggtttacagctgctgctgctgctgctgctgctgctgctgctagctgTCGCTGTCCTTGATTATAGCTTTTCTTAGCTTTGGCAGAATCGTGGACTGGCTGAcgagtggttgttgtttttggggctgccttttgcttagctgcttctgcttgtgcGCTCTTTTTCGtctaatttgttgttgctgctgctgctgctatcgctttggcttttggcgcTCGCTTTGTTATTatgattttgcttttgtacATATGGTGGGGTTTGAAGGGTAAGGTAAGCGCTTGGgggagcaagcagcaggcacttTGCACTGCACTGTGCTCTGCcctcagctctgctctggccgCTCTCTCTGGCACTCTCTCGTGCTCTCttccgtggctgtggctgtgcgcgTTACCAGggtacacaaaatataaagtatGTCCAACCTTTTGTTTGAGCCATAAAATTTACAATGATCTTTAAATCTTCGGTGCCTTGGATATTTTCTTCACAagatcaaatttaaatttgttcctCCTATATGATTACCAAAGGTTTTGATTACTACAAAAAAGCGCTGTTGATCATTTCTAAAGCTATCCAGTTTCCAATAGAATATTATCATTTCGAAAAGAGTTCATCAAAGTTCGCTcgatttgtatttgaatttattggcGCTTCTGGCATCCGTGGAGAAAATCGGAAACAGGTTTGGATGACAGTGACGCACCTTCTATTGAACATACCATGCGaattgctctctctttcaacGTGTCGCTGCTTTTCTTCACTTCTTATGCTGCTCGCTCGTTGCTCTGCTCTCAGTGCCTCTGCCAGTGTctctgctccactctgctctgctcgctgGGGGCTTCAGCTCAGatgccatttaattttcagttACTAGTTGAAGTagacaacaaaacaagaaagagcaccaaaaagaagaagcttttacatatgtacacatgtaagTGCAGGCCAAGCTGAAAGGGAGGCACAACACAACCAGGAGCCAGCAGTAACCGCAAGTAAATGTGGGGCCCCAAAAATCCACTGTTAAATAAATCCATATACATGTGTCTGTACATCTTTACATATACATTTCCTgctgtgcgtttgtgtgcaaaaaaacagtTCTAAACTTTCAAACGGTTGTGCGCGATAAATGAttgaagagtttttttttgctgttatttttctattgtgaaatatttaaaaaatataagcagAGGCAAGGAGAGAGACAACGAATGCTTCAATATTCAGCTGACTCTCATTTCGCGATGactctcgttgttgttgttgttgctgctgctgctgacgatcTTCCATGTGACAAGAGAACCGTGGGCGCATCTCATCTCGCACACATAGAAGTCATACATGCATACGTTTGTATATGTGtcgatacatatgtacatatacgcCAAGAGCCAAAAGACAAAAGTCtgacaaaagcaaagcaaacaacaacaaaaacggcaGAAGCAGCCCCACTGTGGAGCCTAAACAACCCACAGTATTACTTCGCTGCCCAAAACCAATTTACCACACAAGCAAATCGAAAGAGAATTTcacagttttttgtgtttaaccGAACGAAGCCAGACCGTGGAGCATGCAGTGGAATAGACGATAGAGATAGGAAATAGAGGGGCAGAAAGTCATGGGGAGCtagcgagtgagagagcaacTGAGCGTGAGAGAAACAGCAAGTGAGAGCGGAGAGGGTCAAAGTAAAAGCAGAATTAGCTCATCCAACAGtctgatagagagagaggagacagCACACAGTAAAAGTGCATGGGCACAGTGGGGCTCGTTAGCTTTCGAAACACGGAAATAGAAATGTTTCACGTGGCACATCTTGACTGTTTTTCAAATGTTCGCAAGTGTGCCATGTTCAATGGCAAAAGTAGAAGTAGCAATGGAATTTAGCCTTGAGTGTGCACAGGGAGCCCACTGTGCATAGATTGTTGATTTCAAGATGATTTTGGGGTTGGCTCAAGCTGGTTTTCTCTCGCGCCCgagctctctcgctctctccatctctctcgcttgtcTCTGTCAAGCAACAACATTAAACAGCTGAGCTTGTTTGAAAACAACAGCCAACCATCCGTTCCGCCCCGTCCGCCCATCGCGAAATGTGTGCGCCCTGAAAAGGGGGCCAGAGGCTGGGGGACGACTGTAAATGAAATCGAATCGAAGTAGCGAACGGGCGACAATAGGAGTTTAACAGCAACTTTGCGGAAACACTAAACGCTGCGGCATCCACGGAGTATGCAACACTGGaatttggtatttttgttaaattgcAACGGTATCCGAGAGAATTTCTATTGAAGGACGGCCAATTGCCAAGTGGCAACGATGTGGCGGGGCCACGAGGTGAAGAGAGGGATGCTGCTGGGCTTGTGAGAGGCTGTTGGCAGGGGAGAGTGGAagtggagatggaaatggaaatggaagtggaaatggaaaggagAGCAACGTCACAGATGGCTGACATAGTTTCCTTAGTCAGGCCACGTGCATTTCCAAAgggggtgtatgtgtgtgtgcaaaagagAGTAAAAAAAAGTTGGGCCTTCAATGACCTAGATAAAATGAATAGAAATATGTGCAGATTAATATACACACAAGCACATAAaggaaaatatgtacatatgtacgtac containing:
- the LOC117898649 gene encoding uncharacterized protein LOC117898649 isoform X2; the protein is MSEEQPGPSNGRKSRRDKSYARRHEDTNDTSMRNRLLGANRMAPEMSTDDSNSPQYNGDSPMNGNGRSGGKKKKNRRNPKERRESADSGLKGYTGRNPDLSDKVHQIADDSDEDPRAEDLVFPGMSRVAVSASSQQIRTRSNSTIVNKPNDAIDNKEKEKKSPATAAAAAAVPTNATNNKKKRNRNTTNKSPRPIIAPKPLICGDDPLPPERPRRKSMARANASDLIYREPFKYGWTRQVVNPSERSNTSAQAVYTSPLGKKCRKMSEIQAVLCDGFLTTDNFLFGGQVVGAGPEFETIRTAVSREELNNAWQERRKSLAAEKASDSLAAKANRKRRQTMGAESQPEAASAGVSKRRKSTVVASVATAAASAKSVAAKSPKHLAADAVAAPGAGAGKRKSKPNVPKGASPPTEGWTSTTAVKGNARLLAAARNGSARSSGHYNTSGSSSAASLSQQKRATCVSSLELVNGSEDEELDDEEDDSEESYPELPLSNGVKVPKTIEPPGEMPPAELFSTDTSQVATQTDLHVGQEVVVIGGRKAMTMTGDQSLKNQSKVIVPKRLASSNRYASRKQSSETAPEDTWAKAFGAGFDCRILLGVMKTLNQQDLASVSQVSKLFNLCASDPQLWKSVSLRDTTVKNWPALVLKMARKGTRELDMMGAIIPSTTNLGAGHMHTLKEMRVVRTHCTKAEFLQQIISKLHKLEKLIGICCSSKLSFSAIDKMENLTELRIRMTDANGSITSLSQVGKLTRLRVLSLRGVKNLFKFQFLKELTNLETLILGNCQNEDEARRLGNVVLPTLKKLQAFRIETDIDQKKNPTWSFPIKEIMHGLAQAGHVRRLELVNVDVDSNFSELLAKCQTVSELLLIPRCHDETNGMIRAVMELTRNKAQLKQFKLVINKALLTLTATFLARPNVPLVPVTRPVHGMKPSEKLYLCSSNCQEKNHNSCVVGMHFERFQTFMCELMGKCSTSVVTMAVDHTVTVQLERLPPDEKVP
- the LOC117898649 gene encoding serine-rich adhesin for platelets isoform X1, yielding MSEEQPGPSNGRKSRRDKSYARRHEDTNDTSMRNRLLGANRMAPEMSTDDSNSPQYNGDSPMNGNGRSGGKKKKNRRNPKERRESADSGLKGYTGRNPDLSDKVHQIADDSDEDPRSPAEIRALCTSGLRVFPREQQEQQQQQQQQQTEPAADAAVEEAAAAGPAALADPASPEPDTPTSSQMSSSSPSTTSSRTEKTKTAILPTAKDPSHPSIQLTTTTTVRTTTTTTSTTSSTGTSTSTTTTCIPATSLFSNLLTPVPVASGSPARPVTPVAPVTTTNHQTPTTSPSPIYSPTAPANNNNNNSNSSHSSEHNSNNSSAASSASDSEPEPEPQAAATTNESQQQTATDLDQKAEDLVFPGMSRVAVSASSQQIRTRSNSTIVNKPNDAIDNKEKEKKSPATAAAAAAVPTNATNNKKKRNRNTTNKSPRPIIAPKPLICGDDPLPPERPRRKSMARANASDLIYREPFKYGWTRQVVNPSERSNTSAQAVYTSPLGKKCRKMSEIQAVLCDGFLTTDNFLFGGQVVGAGPEFETIRTAVSREELNNAWQERRKSLAAEKASDSLAAKANRKRRQTMGAESQPEAASAGVSKRRKSTVVASVATAAASAKSVAAKSPKHLAADAVAAPGAGAGKRKSKPNVPKGASPPTEGWTSTTAVKGNARLLAAARNGSARSSGHYNTSGSSSAASLSQQKRATCVSSLELVNGSEDEELDDEEDDSEESYPELPLSNGVKVPKTIEPPGEMPPAELFSTDTSQVATQTDLHVGQEVVVIGGRKAMTMTGDQSLKNQSKVIVPKRLASSNRYASRKQSSETAPEDTWAKAFGAGFDCRILLGVMKTLNQQDLASVSQVSKLFNLCASDPQLWKSVSLRDTTVKNWPALVLKMARKGTRELDMMGAIIPSTTNLGAGHMHTLKEMRVVRTHCTKAEFLQQIISKLHKLEKLIGICCSSKLSFSAIDKMENLTELRIRMTDANGSITSLSQVGKLTRLRVLSLRGVKNLFKFQFLKELTNLETLILGNCQNEDEARRLGNVVLPTLKKLQAFRIETDIDQKKNPTWSFPIKEIMHGLAQAGHVRRLELVNVDVDSNFSELLAKCQTVSELLLIPRCHDETNGMIRAVMELTRNKAQLKQFKLVINKALLTLTATFLARPNVPLVPVTRPVHGMKPSEKLYLCSSNCQEKNHNSCVVGMHFERFQTFMCELMGKCSTSVVTMAVDHTVTVQLERLPPDEKVP